The following coding sequences are from one Arthrobacter sp. PvP023 window:
- the hrcA gene encoding heat-inducible transcriptional repressor HrcA produces MSEPRKLEVLRAIVEDYVHSREPVGSKALVERHHLGVSSATIRNDMAALEDEGLITAPHTSAGRIPTDKGYRLFVDQISAVKPLSQAERRAIQTLLEGSEDLDDVLERTVRLLSQLTNQVAVVQYPHLSRAMVRHIEFVLLAPRQVLIVLIADTGKVEQRVIDVGQELGDEALAGLRARFLKSLAGTPLSLLPQALPAVVAGCEPSRRHAAQALARGLDALASSTREERMVMAGTANLARSNVDFPLSIGPVLEALEEQVVMLRLLSEMAQDPRGVTVSIGRENPYDGLAEASVVATGYGPGSSAKVGVLGPTRMDYPTTMAAVRAVARYLSRILGP; encoded by the coding sequence ATGAGCGAACCGCGAAAGCTTGAAGTGTTGCGGGCCATCGTGGAGGACTACGTCCATTCCCGCGAACCTGTGGGCTCCAAGGCACTGGTGGAGAGGCACCACCTCGGAGTCTCCAGTGCCACCATCCGCAATGACATGGCGGCGCTGGAAGACGAGGGCCTGATCACGGCGCCGCACACCAGCGCCGGCAGGATCCCCACGGACAAGGGCTACCGGCTTTTCGTCGACCAGATATCCGCCGTCAAGCCGCTGTCGCAGGCCGAACGCCGCGCCATCCAGACGCTCCTGGAAGGGTCGGAGGACCTGGACGATGTCCTGGAGCGCACCGTGCGGCTGCTGTCGCAGCTGACCAACCAGGTGGCCGTGGTGCAGTATCCGCACCTCAGCCGCGCGATGGTGCGGCATATCGAGTTCGTGCTGCTGGCGCCGCGCCAGGTGCTGATCGTGCTGATTGCGGACACCGGCAAGGTGGAGCAGCGGGTTATCGACGTCGGCCAGGAGCTCGGCGATGAAGCCCTCGCCGGCCTTCGCGCGCGGTTCCTGAAGAGCCTGGCGGGGACACCCCTGAGCCTGCTACCGCAGGCGCTGCCCGCCGTCGTCGCCGGTTGTGAACCGTCACGCCGGCACGCCGCCCAGGCACTGGCCCGTGGCTTGGATGCCCTGGCCAGCAGCACCCGCGAGGAGCGGATGGTCATGGCCGGCACGGCGAACCTCGCGCGCTCCAACGTTGACTTTCCGCTGAGTATCGGCCCGGTCCTCGAAGCACTCGAGGAGCAGGTGGTCATGCTCCGCCTGCTCAGCGAAATGGCCCAGGACCCCCGCGGTGTCACTGTCAGCATCGGCAGGGAGAACCCTTACGACGGACTCGCGGAAGCCTCGGTGGTGGCCACAGGCTACGGCCCCGGTTCCAGCGCCAAGGTGGGCGTGCTCGGCCCGACCCGGATGGACTATCCCACCACCATGGCCGCGGTCCGTGCCGTGGCCCGCTACCTTTCCAGGATCCTTGGGCCGTGA
- the dnaJ gene encoding molecular chaperone DnaJ, whose translation MSSHYDVLGVSPEATGEEIKKAYRKLARTLHPDVNPGEDASDRFKAVTHAYEVLSDPQKRRVYDTTGNENGTDNGFGGAGYSGQGFAFQDIFDTFFGAGGSSGPASRVRRGQDALISVRIDLRDAVFGVNKKLEVDTAVTCPTCEGSCCQPGAHPERCDICGGSGQVQRAVRSILGQVMTAAPCGSCEGFGTVIKDPCNECNGQGRIRSRRSLTVKVPAGVATGTRIQLGGQGEAGPAGGPSGDLYVEIRVNNDATYVRDGDDLHATLHIPMTAAALGTELSLDTFDGQQEIDVKAGTQSGEVITLRGLGVTHLRGYGRGDLKVHLQVETPAKLDAAQEDLLRQLAKLRGEQYTEGKLTASGGVFAKLRDRFGNL comes from the coding sequence TTGAGCAGCCACTACGACGTTCTTGGAGTCTCACCCGAAGCGACGGGCGAAGAGATCAAGAAGGCCTACCGAAAGCTTGCGCGCACCCTGCACCCGGATGTGAACCCCGGTGAGGATGCCTCGGACCGCTTCAAAGCTGTCACCCACGCCTACGAAGTCCTTTCCGACCCGCAAAAGCGCCGGGTCTACGACACCACCGGCAATGAGAACGGCACCGATAACGGCTTCGGCGGCGCCGGCTACTCCGGGCAGGGCTTTGCCTTCCAGGACATCTTCGACACCTTCTTCGGTGCCGGCGGTTCGTCCGGTCCGGCCTCGCGGGTCCGCCGCGGGCAGGACGCCCTGATCAGCGTCCGCATCGACCTTCGCGACGCTGTGTTCGGCGTCAACAAGAAGCTTGAGGTGGACACGGCCGTCACGTGCCCCACCTGCGAGGGATCCTGCTGCCAGCCCGGGGCCCACCCTGAGCGCTGCGACATCTGCGGCGGCAGCGGCCAGGTCCAGCGGGCCGTCCGCTCCATCCTGGGCCAGGTCATGACCGCCGCCCCCTGCGGCTCCTGCGAAGGCTTCGGAACCGTCATCAAGGATCCCTGCAACGAGTGCAACGGCCAGGGCCGCATCCGCAGCCGCCGTTCACTGACGGTCAAGGTACCCGCGGGCGTGGCCACCGGAACCCGCATCCAGCTCGGCGGCCAGGGCGAGGCCGGTCCCGCCGGCGGCCCCTCCGGTGACCTCTACGTAGAGATCCGCGTCAATAATGACGCCACGTACGTGCGCGACGGCGACGACCTTCACGCGACCCTGCACATTCCCATGACCGCCGCTGCCCTTGGCACCGAGCTCAGCCTGGACACGTTCGACGGCCAGCAGGAAATAGACGTCAAGGCGGGCACCCAGTCCGGCGAAGTCATCACCCTGCGCGGGCTCGGCGTCACCCATCTCCGGGGCTACGGCCGCGGCGACCTGAAGGTCCACCTGCAGGTCGAAACCCCGGCGAAGCTGGATGCCGCGCAGGAAGACCTGCTCCGGCAGCTCGCCAAACTCCGGGGCGAGCAGTACACCGAGGGAAAACTCACCGCCAGCGGGGGAGTCTTCGCCAAGCTGCGGGACCGGTTCGGTAACCTGTAG
- a CDS encoding GerMN domain-containing protein, which translates to MEIWNRRRRKAAGGERTRSAALLFVLPAAMVLSGCVATPQPSATSADSTPQSVTGSATAGVPSTSAPLETTQASNKAPVYWIGRSNENVFLYREFRDVPEQENPVTRALRAMMSDKPLDPDFFTPWQNPKKLATSISGKNVITVDVSPDAFNSNLDEDMAKRAIQQLVYTATAAGASSGLVDSGQQIQVVILVDGHTDYLAFNHVRLGTPTPRSAGMVAPVWIIDPQEGAGVADGSVKITGRSTVPGGKLRWKILKVEGSSDKTAYLGGEVTASAEQAQAGLFSLNVNLAPGNYEVRVSQIDPGKPDREMNVDTRGFKVE; encoded by the coding sequence ATGGAGATCTGGAATCGACGACGCCGGAAGGCAGCAGGAGGCGAGCGGACACGGTCTGCCGCGCTCCTGTTTGTGCTGCCCGCCGCCATGGTTCTCTCCGGCTGTGTCGCCACTCCCCAGCCTTCGGCAACGAGCGCGGACAGCACACCACAGTCAGTGACCGGGTCCGCTACCGCCGGTGTCCCGAGCACAAGCGCGCCGCTGGAAACCACACAGGCCTCCAACAAGGCGCCGGTGTATTGGATCGGACGCAGCAACGAGAACGTCTTCCTCTACCGTGAGTTCCGGGACGTCCCCGAACAGGAAAATCCAGTCACCAGGGCACTTCGCGCCATGATGTCGGACAAGCCCCTCGATCCCGACTTCTTCACCCCGTGGCAGAACCCGAAGAAGCTGGCCACCTCGATCTCCGGAAAAAATGTGATCACGGTAGACGTCTCACCGGATGCCTTCAACAGCAACCTCGACGAGGACATGGCCAAACGCGCCATCCAGCAGCTGGTCTACACGGCAACGGCCGCCGGTGCCAGCTCGGGGCTGGTGGATTCGGGCCAGCAGATCCAGGTTGTCATCCTCGTTGACGGACACACCGATTACCTGGCCTTCAACCACGTGCGGCTGGGCACTCCCACCCCCCGCAGCGCAGGAATGGTGGCCCCGGTCTGGATCATCGACCCGCAGGAAGGCGCGGGCGTTGCTGACGGCAGCGTCAAGATCACCGGACGAAGCACGGTGCCCGGCGGAAAACTCCGGTGGAAGATCCTGAAGGTTGAAGGCAGCAGCGATAAGACGGCGTACTTGGGCGGCGAGGTCACGGCATCGGCCGAGCAGGCACAAGCAGGACTTTTCTCGCTGAACGTCAACCTGGCACCGGGCAACTATGAAGTCCGCGTGTCACAGATCGATCCGGGCAAGCCGGACCGGGAAATGAACGTGGACACCCGCGGCTTCAAGGTCGAATAG
- a CDS encoding 16S rRNA (uracil(1498)-N(3))-methyltransferase — MSNPVFFATPGALDEQVPGSHFVLQGAEARHAVTVKRIAVGESVDIADGAGKRLTGTVAAVGQGELTVECSVLETEERPDLRLVLVQALAKGDRDELAAETATELGIDAVIPWQSERSIVRWKGERAAKAHAKWQSVVTAAAKQARRAWIPEVRAAVDGAGLQSAVAAADLAIILHEDAVRPLRAVLEKWRDGDGDGRTPGPGPREILLIVGPEGGISPREVTKLCGAGAVTALLGHHVLRSSTAGPAATVLASDILGRW; from the coding sequence GTGAGCAACCCGGTTTTTTTCGCAACCCCGGGAGCCCTGGACGAACAGGTTCCCGGTTCGCACTTTGTCCTCCAGGGTGCTGAGGCCCGGCACGCGGTCACCGTCAAGCGGATCGCTGTGGGGGAGTCTGTCGACATAGCCGACGGCGCGGGCAAGAGGCTCACCGGAACCGTCGCGGCCGTCGGCCAGGGCGAACTGACAGTGGAGTGTTCGGTCCTCGAAACCGAGGAGCGTCCGGACCTCCGCCTGGTCCTCGTACAGGCGCTGGCCAAAGGCGACCGCGACGAACTGGCAGCTGAAACAGCTACTGAACTGGGGATCGATGCCGTCATCCCGTGGCAGTCTGAACGCTCCATAGTCCGCTGGAAAGGCGAGCGTGCCGCCAAGGCCCATGCCAAGTGGCAGTCGGTGGTGACCGCGGCGGCCAAGCAGGCGCGGCGGGCCTGGATCCCCGAGGTCCGTGCCGCCGTCGATGGCGCGGGGCTGCAGTCCGCTGTCGCCGCGGCGGACCTGGCGATCATCCTCCACGAGGATGCCGTCCGGCCGCTGCGCGCAGTGCTGGAGAAATGGCGCGACGGCGACGGCGACGGCAGGACGCCGGGTCCGGGGCCCCGCGAAATTCTCCTCATTGTTGGCCCGGAGGGCGGAATCAGTCCGCGGGAAGTCACCAAACTCTGCGGCGCCGGTGCCGTCACGGCCCTGCTGGGGCACCATGTGCTGAGGTCATCCACGGCAGGGCCAGCCGCCACAGTGCTCGCCAGCGACATCCTCGGACGCTGGTAG